The stretch of DNA TTTTATCGTGTCATCCACATAAACCTCTTTGATTTCCTTTTGCAAGGCTATTAAACCTTCAAGATCAATTACGGGATAAAGATCTTCTATCGGCGGGACTTTTTGTGCTCTATTTAGAACTTCTATTTCTTCATCCACTTCTGGGTAGCCCATTTTCATTTTTAGTAGAAAACGGTCTAGTTGTGCCTCTGGTAATGGATATGTACCTTCGTACTCAATTGGATTTTGTGTTGCCATGACAAAGAATGGCTTTTGCAGTCGATGGGTCACTCCATCAATCGTTACACTGGCTTCCTCCATCCCTTCGAGCAGTGCTGATTGGGTCTTTGGTGAAGTTCGGTTAATTTCATCCGCGAGGATAATGTTCCCCATTAACGGTCCTGGCCGGAATTCAAATTCCATTTCCTTAGGATTATAAATGGAAATTCCAGTCACATCGGATGGCAATAAATCAGGAGTAAATTGAATTCTCCGGAAGTTAGCATTAACAGACTTTGCAAGGGCACGGACCATCATGGTCTTCCCCACACCTGGTACGTCTTCTAGCAGCACATGCCCTTCTGCTAATAAGGCAATAAGACTAAGTTCAGCTACATTTCTTTTTCCTATCATAACCTTTTCAATGTTTAAAAGGATTTTCTCTATCGTTGGATTCATTTGTTCTCGGGCCACTTTTCTTCCTCCTCATCGGTACTGCCGATTTAAAACAATATATCTATATATTCTATTTTTTTATGGAAATCTCCTGTAAAAAGACACACAATATCCAAAATTCCAATACATATTAGACGGATGAGTACCGTAAATGTTTCAATAAGTGAAAATATTCTATAAAAAAGAAAAAGGCTGCAAATGATAGTTTCATCATTCACAGCCCTATGCAGACTTTTTGTCCCCCTAAAGACATGCCCCCTATAGAATCAAGGGATAATGGGAAGATATTACATCATGCTACCTATTCATCAAGGAGTCTAAAGATATTTAAAATTGATAATTGCTTAACATTGAATCCTTAAAGCTCTCTCCATGAGTCCACTTTTTCGCTGATACATCTCATTCCAATAATAATAGTACAGTGCAATATTCAGCACTAAAGTGCCCTTGTGCTACTTCCCCTTCTTTATTTTTCCTCCATTGCTTTTAATGCTTTTGTTTTAAATCCACATTGCTCCATGGCTTCAGCAAGATCTGCTCTTAATTGTACTTCATCAAAATCCACTAATGTTTTTCCTGCAACCACTTGCTTCCCAGCGATAAATACATCTCTTACATTGCCAGCATTTGCTGAGTATACCAAAGCAGAATATGGATCAAAAATAGGAAACATATTGACTGAATCGGTTTCAATTAGGATGAAATCCGCTTGTTTCCCTGCCTCAATAGAGCCAATTTGCCTCTCCAGTCCTAAAACGTTCGCTCCTCCGATAGTTGCTAACTTTACAATTTCTTCAGCTGGAAAGGCACTGCGATCCTGTAAAAACGTTTTATGAAAATTGGCAAACAATCGCATTTGGTTAAATAAATCCAAGGTATTCCCGCTGCTTGGACCATCTGTTCCGAGCCCAACCGATACACCAGCAGCTAATAAATCACGAACACGGGCTACCCCTTTTGCCGATTTAGTATTAGCACCGATACAATGAGCTACTTTTACATCATACTTTTTTAATAACTCAATATCATGATCTGACAAATGAATACAGTGTGCAGCTACAAGTCGTGGACTCAATACACCAATCTCTTCTAAAAATTCAATCGGAGTTTGATGGTGTTCTTCACGAAATTTACTCATTTCAAAATCCATTTCACTGACATGCATCATCCATGGTACATTGTACTTTTCAGACAAACCATCAGCTTGCAGGAGAACTTCAATTGTATTAGAGTAGGGGGCATGCGGTGCAACTGACGCTTGAATTCTCATATTTCCTTGCCATTTCTGCATAAAACGTTGAGCATACTGTAAGCCTCCCATTGGCTCTGGTACATCAACCGTTACTAAATCTATAACTGTTTCTGCTAAAATAGCGCGGCTATGCATTTCTTCTGCTGCTTCTGCCAATTGTTGTTCAAAATAATACATGTCAAAGAATGTTGTCACACCGGCAAGCTGCATTTCAGCAATGGCATATTTTGCACTCGTGTATGCCAACTGTTCATTCATACATTCATTTTCTAACGGCAGCAAGAAGCGGTGTAAACGGTCTGGATAGTCATCCCCTAATGAACGAAATGGAATCATACCTATGTGAGTATGTGTATTGATCATCCCAGGTAACAAAATAGCCCCTTTCGCATCGATACATTTGTCATAGGCAATGTCATTTGGCAGTGAATCCATCGCACCAACATCTGAAATTATGTCGTCATCAATAATTATATAGCCGTTCGGGTACTGCCCCATCAGCTCATTCATGGTTAAAATCCAAGCATTTTTAATCACTGTTTTCAAATTTGTTCACCCTCAACTAGCGGGATCATCATTTGAGAACGCACATTCATCATCCCTTTGTCTGTAATTTTGATAGCAGGTGAAACCGGCAAAGATAAAGTCGAGAAGGACATAATTTCATTGCTGTTGCGGTAACCTAACCTATTCATGGCTTGACGCACTCCCTTCAATTGCGCACCTAGTTCTTGTATCGGCGCATCGCTGATTATACCGCCAACTGGCAATGGGCAAACGGCTTGCACCTTCCCAGCTTGTACCACAACATAACCACCTTGTATATCCAATAATTGTTTTTGCGCAGCTAGTATATCTTCCGAGCTCGTTCCCATTACCATCAAATTATGATGATCATGTGCCCAAGTAGTGGCGACAGCCCCTTTTTCATATATAGCTTTATCAACAAATCCGTAGGCGATGTTACCTGTTTTCCCATATCGCTCCATCACAACAATTAAGGCTAACCCGCTATTCTCCCAATCTAAAAAGCCATCTGAGACCCTAACCTCCCGCTGGACATGTTCTGTAAATGTACCTACTTCCGAAATTTGAATCACGTTGACTACAGCCTTTTCAGGTGCCTTCACCTTGAAACGTAAATCCTCTAATGTCAATGCCCGGCAATCTAAGGATTTATAGAAGTGTTCTGGAAAATCAGGCTTCACAGCAGGATAGCTGATTCCATTTCCCTGTCTATACACTAATTTCCCATCCTTATATACCGCCCCAATTTCAAAGCTTCCAACATCATTCAGCAATAGAAAATCGGCTTTAAAACCTGGGACAATCGCACCTCGATCCTGAAATCCCATTCTTCTAGCAGGCGTATAAGTAGTGCAATATATGGCCTGTTCGGCAGGCATCCCACATGAAATGGCTAGACGTACGTTTGCATCCAAATGTCCTTCCAACAAGTCGTCCGCCATCACATCATCCGTAATGATTGCAATATATTCATAGAAATCATTTTTAACAATGACACGCATATTTTCTGGAGTAATTGATTTCTTTTGAAATTCTAAAAACATTCCATTGGTGATTTTCTCATAAATTGATTCGGGCGATTGATGGGTATGATC from Neobacillus sp. CF12 encodes:
- a CDS encoding MoxR family ATPase; the encoded protein is MAREQMNPTIEKILLNIEKVMIGKRNVAELSLIALLAEGHVLLEDVPGVGKTMMVRALAKSVNANFRRIQFTPDLLPSDVTGISIYNPKEMEFEFRPGPLMGNIILADEINRTSPKTQSALLEGMEEASVTIDGVTHRLQKPFFVMATQNPIEYEGTYPLPEAQLDRFLLKMKMGYPEVDEEIEVLNRAQKVPPIEDLYPVIDLEGLIALQKEIKEVYVDDTIKRYIVDIVNMTRRFSGVYLGASPRGSIALMKAAQAYAFMFGRDYILPDDIQYLAPFVLSHRIILKSEARFEGISAEEIVHRVIARIPVPVQRLVK
- a CDS encoding amidohydrolase, translated to MIKNAWILTMNELMGQYPNGYIIIDDDIISDVGAMDSLPNDIAYDKCIDAKGAILLPGMINTHTHIGMIPFRSLGDDYPDRLHRFLLPLENECMNEQLAYTSAKYAIAEMQLAGVTTFFDMYYFEQQLAEAAEEMHSRAILAETVIDLVTVDVPEPMGGLQYAQRFMQKWQGNMRIQASVAPHAPYSNTIEVLLQADGLSEKYNVPWMMHVSEMDFEMSKFREEHHQTPIEFLEEIGVLSPRLVAAHCIHLSDHDIELLKKYDVKVAHCIGANTKSAKGVARVRDLLAAGVSVGLGTDGPSSGNTLDLFNQMRLFANFHKTFLQDRSAFPAEEIVKLATIGGANVLGLERQIGSIEAGKQADFILIETDSVNMFPIFDPYSALVYSANAGNVRDVFIAGKQVVAGKTLVDFDEVQLRADLAEAMEQCGFKTKALKAMEEK
- a CDS encoding adenine deaminase C-terminal domain-containing protein → MKVDLAIINAQVFNTFIKKFEKNNVFIIDDKFYYITGDEIENLQASKVVDAKGQYLIPGLMDIHMHIESSMTSPSIFSEAVVTHGVTTVVADAHEIANVFGMQGLEAFFSQPSVMDIFYAIPSSVPSTTPELETTGGFIGVEEVKQLLQHPKVIALGEAMNFNGIVNEPDSLIRQILLAVQSERPLMPLEGHVPRVSGLELSKFLYAGITADHTHQSPESIYEKITNGMFLEFQKKSITPENMRVIVKNDFYEYIAIITDDVMADDLLEGHLDANVRLAISCGMPAEQAIYCTTYTPARRMGFQDRGAIVPGFKADFLLLNDVGSFEIGAVYKDGKLVYRQGNGISYPAVKPDFPEHFYKSLDCRALTLEDLRFKVKAPEKAVVNVIQISEVGTFTEHVQREVRVSDGFLDWENSGLALIVVMERYGKTGNIAYGFVDKAIYEKGAVATTWAHDHHNLMVMGTSSEDILAAQKQLLDIQGGYVVVQAGKVQAVCPLPVGGIISDAPIQELGAQLKGVRQAMNRLGYRNSNEIMSFSTLSLPVSPAIKITDKGMMNVRSQMMIPLVEGEQI